A genomic stretch from Shewanella woodyi ATCC 51908 includes:
- a CDS encoding Na+/H+ antiporter NhaC family protein, translating into MSEPTALSLIPPVVVLVLAIVLRRPILSLIIGALVGLVMFEPENLLTNFTDISLSVMADETIGWLILVCGGFGALIALLVKTGGSMAFGRHALKLAKGPKSSLFMTFILGVVIFIDDYLNALTVGSTMKRVTDKFKVSREMLAYVVDSTAAPICVLVPLSTWAVFFGGLLVDNGIASEGQGIAVYMQAIPYMLYAWLAVAMVLLVILGIVPAFGPMKKAQLAASQGEPALKQIDLDEVQTSDEYAVKAIEDEFKHADEQGKLHNFFVPILLLVGFTVYFDIDVLKGLVATLAVTLPYYGLQKLMPLSEMMEQMIDGFKNMLPAIGTVIAAFIFKDVCDKLMLPQYVIDTLSPFMTPDLLPAVVFLSMSILAFATGSSWGIFAVSIPIVMPLAQSVDANIPLVIGALLSASSFGSQACFYSDSTVLAAQGSGCNLVSHAVTQLPYALIAAAVTFVGFLLLA; encoded by the coding sequence ATGTCTGAACCGACAGCATTAAGTCTTATTCCACCTGTGGTGGTCCTGGTGTTAGCGATTGTGCTACGCCGTCCAATCCTTTCGTTAATTATTGGTGCACTAGTGGGACTCGTTATGTTCGAGCCCGAAAACTTGCTCACTAATTTTACCGATATCTCTCTTTCAGTGATGGCCGATGAGACCATTGGTTGGCTTATTCTTGTGTGTGGTGGCTTCGGTGCCCTGATCGCGTTATTGGTGAAAACCGGTGGTTCGATGGCATTTGGTCGTCATGCCCTAAAGTTGGCCAAGGGACCCAAATCATCACTCTTTATGACCTTTATCTTAGGTGTGGTGATCTTTATTGATGATTACCTCAATGCCCTGACTGTCGGCTCAACCATGAAGCGAGTAACCGATAAGTTTAAGGTCTCTCGTGAGATGTTGGCCTATGTGGTGGACTCAACGGCTGCACCAATCTGTGTGCTTGTTCCACTCTCCACGTGGGCAGTGTTCTTCGGTGGTCTGCTGGTGGATAATGGTATTGCAAGTGAGGGACAAGGTATTGCTGTTTATATGCAAGCTATTCCTTACATGCTTTATGCTTGGCTGGCGGTGGCTATGGTGCTGTTAGTTATCTTAGGTATAGTGCCCGCATTTGGTCCGATGAAAAAAGCTCAGCTTGCAGCTTCTCAAGGGGAGCCTGCTTTAAAGCAGATCGATCTCGATGAAGTACAGACCTCTGATGAATATGCGGTTAAAGCGATTGAGGATGAGTTTAAACACGCCGATGAGCAGGGTAAGTTGCATAACTTCTTCGTGCCTATTCTTCTGCTTGTTGGCTTTACTGTTTACTTTGATATCGATGTATTGAAGGGGTTAGTGGCGACTTTGGCGGTTACTTTACCTTATTATGGTTTGCAAAAGCTGATGCCACTGTCTGAGATGATGGAGCAGATGATCGATGGCTTTAAAAATATGTTGCCAGCGATCGGGACTGTGATCGCGGCATTTATCTTTAAAGATGTGTGCGATAAATTGATGCTACCTCAGTATGTGATCGATACGCTAAGTCCATTTATGACACCAGACCTGTTGCCTGCTGTCGTGTTCTTGAGTATGTCTATTTTGGCATTTGCAACTGGATCAAGCTGGGGGATTTTTGCGGTTTCTATCCCTATCGTGATGCCATTGGCCCAATCGGTTGATGCCAATATTCCATTGGTGATAGGTGCACTGTTATCTGCTTCATCTTTCGGTAGTCAGGCTTGTTTCTATTCTGACTCCACTGTATTGGCCGCTCAAGGCTCAGGCTGTAACTTAGTGAGTCATGCCGTGACTCAGTTGCCATATGCCTTAATTGCAGCAGCAGTCACCTTTGTGGGCTTCCTGTTGCTGGCATAA
- a CDS encoding RNA polymerase sigma factor: protein MVAKNKSNVSDIFAKYSNKLKRVIGRIVQPDDIDDIVQDTFVRSYEAELKQEIKYVRSYMLKTAKHLALNHVAKSSYRFNHSIEEFVETPIELISTSFESEFESKERFLFFCRATEQLSEPVRKCFILKKVYGLSQSEIAKYLNISESTVEKHVAKGLFKSVQYMESVSAQGESLQTPSALSKRSAGHQDSQSNIKEFISR, encoded by the coding sequence TTGGTAGCGAAGAATAAGTCAAATGTGTCAGACATTTTTGCTAAATACTCGAACAAGTTAAAGCGAGTGATTGGCCGGATCGTACAGCCTGATGATATTGACGACATAGTACAAGATACCTTTGTGCGCAGTTATGAGGCTGAACTAAAGCAAGAGATTAAGTATGTTCGTAGTTATATGCTTAAAACGGCAAAACATCTGGCTTTGAATCACGTCGCGAAATCTTCCTATCGATTCAATCACTCTATTGAAGAGTTTGTTGAGACTCCCATAGAGCTTATCTCCACCTCCTTTGAATCTGAGTTCGAGAGCAAAGAGCGATTTCTATTTTTTTGTCGTGCAACGGAGCAGCTTTCAGAGCCTGTTAGAAAATGTTTTATTTTGAAAAAGGTGTATGGTTTAAGCCAAAGTGAAATTGCAAAATACCTTAATATCAGTGAAAGCACGGTAGAGAAGCATGTCGCCAAGGGATTATTCAAAAGCGTACAGTATATGGAAAGCGTCAGTGCTCAAGGTGAATCATTGCAAACTCCTTCAGCGTTATCAAAGCGGTCTGCAGGTCATCAAGATAGTCAGTCTAATATAAAAGAGTTTATTAGCAGATGA
- a CDS encoding FecR family protein encodes MSTIKQFYSKEELQEQAALWISRIDRGLSEVEIDSLSKWVSESKAHQDALFEMASYWDDLSVLNELSVLFPLETAKNKSKWQYAAIAASFLLLSFVGGNWLLGGQISQHIWGAGEIYTQRLESPVGKQTSFSLPDGTQVQLNTNSVVEVDYSSNYRQLTLVTGEAKFDVAKDRSKPFTVTAGVQAFTALGTVFNVQKNDEQDMELVVTHGKVLVTSVDKSLEQIKESLSDIAEQSLPGLLVSTGEKVVIAKNTSLAVEALPLEQMQRDLAWQQGMLIFEGEPLSQALDDVSRYTSVKFEIVDPELSELKVAGYFKAGDVDGLLASLSSNFNIVHVKDSDNIIHLTAPSNTNPTKKLTIQ; translated from the coding sequence ATGAGTACAATTAAACAGTTTTACAGTAAAGAGGAACTTCAAGAGCAAGCTGCTTTGTGGATAAGCCGTATCGATAGAGGCTTATCTGAGGTTGAAATAGATTCACTGTCTAAATGGGTTAGTGAGAGTAAGGCTCATCAAGATGCTCTGTTTGAGATGGCTTCCTATTGGGACGATTTAAGTGTTCTTAATGAACTCAGCGTGCTTTTCCCTCTTGAAACAGCAAAAAATAAGTCTAAATGGCAGTACGCAGCCATCGCTGCAAGTTTTCTGCTGCTCTCTTTTGTTGGAGGAAATTGGCTTTTAGGCGGCCAAATCTCTCAACATATCTGGGGGGCAGGTGAAATCTACACCCAAAGGTTAGAGAGTCCTGTCGGCAAACAAACAAGCTTCTCTCTACCTGATGGAACTCAAGTTCAGTTAAACACCAATAGTGTTGTCGAGGTCGATTATTCATCAAACTATCGCCAGCTTACTTTAGTGACTGGTGAGGCTAAATTCGATGTGGCTAAAGATAGGTCTAAGCCTTTTACTGTCACAGCTGGTGTGCAAGCATTTACAGCCCTAGGTACGGTTTTTAATGTTCAGAAAAATGATGAACAGGATATGGAGTTAGTGGTTACTCACGGCAAAGTACTGGTAACCTCTGTCGATAAGAGCCTAGAGCAGATTAAAGAATCACTCAGTGATATTGCTGAGCAGAGCTTACCGGGATTGTTAGTTTCCACCGGCGAGAAGGTCGTGATTGCTAAAAACACCAGCTTGGCCGTTGAAGCTTTGCCGCTTGAGCAGATGCAACGTGATCTGGCTTGGCAACAGGGGATGCTTATTTTTGAGGGTGAGCCTTTATCCCAAGCATTAGACGATGTAAGCCGCTATACGTCGGTTAAATTCGAGATTGTCGATCCAGAACTGTCAGAACTGAAAGTGGCAGGCTACTTTAAAGCGGGTGATGTTGATGGCTTACTGGCCTCTTTAAGCAGTAATTTTAACATAGTTCATGTTAAAGATAGTGACAATATCATTCACTTAACTGCACCAAGTAACACTAATCCTACAAAAAAATTAACAATACAATAG
- a CDS encoding TonB-dependent receptor plug domain-containing protein, giving the protein MMQACLLMLSAVMLVVTLPASAESLIRFDIDKQRADKAIIEFAKRSNQTIVFSFDLTKKHYANNLNGYYSVTSGLKKLLDGTGLIAVVDLSGLLSIQADEQERINTTMKKTTIAALLPLAIGTTGQVVQAQEVEQVEDEIESISVIGSRVPGRSSNELPVPVDILTAEDLANTGQTEVGRMLQAIAPSFNFSSSAISDGTDALRPATLRGLGPDQTLVLINGKRRHQASLIHINTSVGRGTAGTDMNAIPASAIKRIEVLRDGAAAQYGSDAIAGVINIVLNDAVDGGKIGVSYGEHSEGDGETTNVDISKGFALGEDGYLDATFNFRDRGSTNRAGLHGSCQFSGCTDAANGAQLAGDPRELTADRNTFRIGDATSEQIGIVLNTGYELGDGELYGFLTYSNRDNESAAFFRHNNNNGGNAPLQDGDATIPAGFLPKINSEISDLSYNFGYRTDFDNDASLDLSYTYGRNKIDYTTSDTINSSYANSLIYTSTMTADEIRSSIPREGFAYGLELSLQTLNLDYTKQYDLFALAMGAEIRTDEYRVTPGEEYSYRDYDTDAMGQSLYATDRSAGTQGFGGIGPVSEVDETRDVFSFYVELEADITDDLLVSGAARYDDYEGFGDSTNFKFAANWSVTDEISLRSAVSTGFRAPSMQQLYFNNISTQFINNPDPNAPSGDQIAVQVGTFRNDSELAKSIGIPELKEEESTNFSIGTVIDLGYDINLTVDYYSIDIDDRIVISNKLGFGLDNNLDNALTAAGAGAGQFFLNGADTETSGVDIIATWNTEVLSGDLKLVFAANFTETEVVNIFTPPNSALDGIPPEDIFSQQDISIIEDWQPEDRISLTGLYTFDDLTVNLGFNRYGEYTVTDGDSQTYGAEILTDLRIKYQVTDNLSFNIGGNNIFDVYPDENMIGNSRSGTIVDSAGNEIVNSPGVFTYSRRSAPFGFNGAYYYAGAEYSF; this is encoded by the coding sequence ATGATGCAAGCATGCTTGTTGATGCTGAGTGCGGTAATGCTGGTGGTGACTCTGCCTGCATCTGCCGAGAGTTTGATTCGCTTTGATATTGATAAACAACGAGCCGATAAAGCCATTATTGAGTTTGCAAAGCGGTCTAATCAAACAATAGTTTTTTCGTTTGATTTAACCAAAAAACACTATGCAAACAACCTTAATGGTTATTACTCGGTGACTTCCGGTTTAAAAAAATTACTAGATGGTACCGGTCTAATCGCTGTTGTTGATCTCTCTGGTCTATTGAGCATTCAAGCTGATGAACAGGAAAGGATAAATACAACAATGAAAAAAACAACAATAGCGGCTCTACTGCCCCTAGCGATAGGGACCACAGGCCAAGTTGTACAAGCGCAAGAGGTGGAGCAAGTTGAGGACGAGATAGAATCAATCTCAGTGATTGGTAGTCGTGTTCCAGGTAGAAGTTCAAACGAACTGCCCGTTCCCGTTGATATTTTAACGGCCGAAGATCTTGCAAATACTGGCCAAACGGAAGTCGGTCGTATGTTGCAGGCGATAGCCCCCTCTTTTAACTTTTCAAGCTCTGCGATCAGTGATGGTACCGATGCTCTGAGACCTGCGACTCTGCGTGGCTTAGGCCCAGATCAAACCTTGGTATTGATCAATGGTAAAAGGCGTCATCAAGCCAGTCTTATTCACATCAATACATCGGTTGGACGAGGCACTGCAGGGACAGATATGAATGCTATCCCCGCATCAGCGATTAAACGTATTGAAGTTTTGCGTGACGGTGCTGCGGCTCAATATGGTTCAGATGCAATTGCCGGTGTGATTAACATTGTACTGAATGATGCCGTTGATGGCGGTAAAATTGGCGTCTCTTACGGTGAGCATTCAGAGGGCGACGGTGAAACCACCAATGTTGATATCTCTAAAGGCTTTGCCTTAGGGGAAGATGGCTACTTAGATGCGACGTTCAACTTTAGAGATCGTGGTTCAACCAATAGGGCAGGCCTTCATGGGTCATGCCAGTTTTCAGGTTGTACTGATGCCGCCAATGGCGCGCAACTGGCTGGCGATCCAAGAGAGCTGACTGCGGACAGAAACACCTTCCGCATTGGTGATGCAACCTCTGAGCAGATAGGTATTGTGCTCAACACCGGCTATGAGCTGGGTGATGGCGAGCTTTATGGTTTCCTTACCTACTCAAATCGTGACAATGAGTCTGCCGCATTCTTCCGCCACAACAATAACAATGGCGGTAATGCACCACTGCAAGATGGTGATGCCACCATTCCTGCGGGCTTCCTGCCTAAGATAAATTCTGAGATCAGTGACCTTTCATATAACTTTGGTTATCGGACTGATTTCGACAATGATGCTTCGCTAGATTTGTCCTACACCTATGGTCGAAATAAGATTGACTATACAACCAGTGACACCATCAACTCATCTTATGCCAACTCATTAATCTATACCTCCACAATGACGGCCGATGAGATCCGCTCTTCGATACCTCGCGAAGGTTTTGCCTATGGGTTAGAGCTTTCGTTGCAAACCCTCAACTTAGATTACACAAAGCAGTATGATCTGTTTGCCCTAGCCATGGGAGCTGAAATTAGAACTGACGAGTACCGAGTGACACCGGGTGAAGAGTACTCATACCGTGACTATGATACTGACGCGATGGGGCAGAGCTTGTATGCGACCGACCGCAGTGCCGGTACCCAAGGTTTTGGTGGGATAGGTCCGGTTTCTGAAGTGGATGAAACCCGTGATGTTTTCTCTTTCTATGTAGAGTTAGAAGCTGATATTACCGACGATCTTTTGGTCAGTGGTGCGGCGCGTTATGATGACTATGAAGGCTTCGGTGACAGCACCAACTTTAAATTTGCGGCTAACTGGTCAGTGACCGATGAAATCTCTCTACGCAGTGCGGTGAGCACAGGCTTTAGAGCACCGTCAATGCAGCAACTTTACTTCAATAATATCAGTACTCAGTTTATCAATAACCCAGATCCAAATGCGCCTTCAGGTGATCAGATAGCGGTTCAGGTGGGTACCTTTAGAAACGACAGTGAACTGGCAAAATCAATCGGGATCCCTGAGCTTAAAGAGGAGGAGTCGACCAACTTCAGTATTGGTACTGTTATCGACCTAGGTTATGACATCAATCTAACGGTTGATTACTACTCCATCGATATTGATGATCGTATTGTGATCAGTAATAAACTAGGGTTTGGCTTAGATAATAATCTAGATAACGCATTGACTGCGGCGGGTGCTGGAGCAGGTCAGTTCTTCCTTAATGGGGCGGATACTGAAACCAGCGGTGTCGACATTATTGCGACCTGGAATACAGAAGTGTTAAGCGGAGACCTTAAGCTGGTTTTTGCGGCTAACTTCACTGAAACAGAGGTGGTTAATATCTTTACTCCGCCAAACAGTGCCTTAGATGGAATTCCACCTGAAGATATTTTCTCGCAGCAAGATATCTCCATTATTGAAGATTGGCAGCCAGAAGATCGCATCAGTTTAACTGGATTATATACGTTCGATGATCTGACTGTGAACTTAGGGTTTAACCGTTATGGCGAGTACACAGTAACTGACGGAGATAGCCAAACTTACGGCGCAGAGATCCTCACCGATCTTCGCATTAAATACCAAGTGACTGACAACTTATCATTCAACATCGGTGGCAATAACATTTTTGATGTTTACCCTGATGAGAACATGATTGGTAACTCGAGATCGGGAACCATTGTTGACAGCGCAGGTAATGAAATCGTTAACAGCCCGGGGGTATTTACCTATTCACGTCGTTCAGCACCATTTGGATTTAATGGGGCTTACTACTATGCGGGGGCTGAATACAGCTTTTAA
- a CDS encoding DEAD/DEAH box helicase translates to MSFTSLGLSAPILKAVAQKGYDTPSPIQAQAIPAVLEGKDVMAAAQTGTGKTAGFTLPLLELLSRGKRAPAKQVRALVLTPTRELAAQVAESVETYGKNLPLRSAVIFGGVGIGPQISKLGKGVDILVATPGRLLDLYNQGAVSFKQLEVLVLDEADRMLDMGFIHDIKKILKILPAKRQNLMFSATFSDDIRNLAKGLVNNPVEISVTPRNATAKTVEQYIYPVDQKQKTAALIHLVKQNEWKQVLVFSRTKHGANRIAKNLEASGLTAAAIHGNKSQGARTKALANFKSGEVRVLVATDIAARGIDIDQLPNVVNFDLPNVPEDYVHRIGRTGRAGANGQAVSLVSGDESKLLRDIERLIKQNIPRKEVEGFVPTQVLPDNDLNSQKHGQNRGPRNANGRGNGRNGNSQSRGSKQGRGSGDTRSDSDKNRRPRRNSEGKTEHKDGQRSGEAARGHKPNDKNSSHGRSRKPSGQSSSSSPASKPTSNSNIWGK, encoded by the coding sequence ATGAGTTTTACCTCCCTGGGGTTATCAGCCCCAATATTAAAAGCTGTTGCCCAAAAAGGTTACGATACTCCTTCGCCAATTCAAGCCCAAGCCATTCCGGCTGTACTCGAAGGCAAAGATGTAATGGCCGCAGCTCAAACAGGCACAGGTAAAACAGCAGGATTTACGCTACCGCTTTTAGAGCTGTTAAGCAGAGGAAAGCGTGCTCCAGCAAAGCAGGTTCGAGCGTTAGTGTTAACTCCTACCCGTGAACTGGCAGCTCAAGTTGCAGAAAGCGTTGAAACGTACGGTAAAAACCTTCCACTGCGCTCCGCCGTTATTTTTGGTGGCGTAGGCATAGGCCCGCAGATATCTAAGCTAGGTAAAGGGGTCGACATCTTAGTCGCAACACCGGGTCGCTTACTGGACTTGTATAATCAAGGCGCCGTTAGCTTTAAACAGCTTGAAGTGCTGGTACTCGATGAAGCCGACCGCATGTTAGACATGGGCTTTATTCATGACATTAAAAAAATTCTTAAGATATTGCCAGCCAAGCGCCAGAACTTGATGTTCTCGGCCACCTTCTCTGATGATATCCGCAACTTAGCTAAAGGCTTAGTGAACAACCCAGTTGAGATATCTGTTACGCCGCGTAATGCCACGGCTAAAACCGTTGAGCAGTATATCTATCCTGTAGATCAGAAACAGAAGACTGCCGCCCTTATCCATCTGGTTAAACAGAATGAGTGGAAACAAGTACTGGTATTTAGTCGCACTAAACATGGCGCTAACCGTATTGCTAAAAACCTTGAAGCTAGCGGCCTCACCGCAGCGGCAATCCACGGTAATAAGAGCCAAGGTGCCCGCACAAAAGCCTTAGCAAACTTTAAGAGTGGCGAAGTTCGCGTATTAGTTGCTACTGATATCGCAGCTCGCGGTATCGATATCGATCAACTGCCGAACGTCGTTAACTTCGACCTACCTAATGTACCTGAGGATTACGTTCATCGTATCGGCCGTACAGGTCGTGCTGGCGCGAACGGTCAAGCAGTGTCTCTAGTTAGCGGCGATGAGAGCAAGCTACTTAGGGATATCGAGCGCTTAATTAAGCAGAATATTCCCCGTAAAGAGGTTGAGGGCTTTGTGCCGACTCAGGTTTTGCCTGACAATGATCTTAATAGCCAAAAGCATGGTCAAAATCGCGGTCCGCGTAATGCAAATGGCAGAGGCAATGGCCGTAATGGCAATAGCCAGTCTCGCGGAAGTAAACAGGGACGTGGTAGCGGTGATACCCGCAGCGACTCTGACAAGAATAGACGCCCACGTAGAAACAGTGAAGGCAAAACAGAGCATAAAGATGGCCAACGTAGCGGCGAAGCGGCACGCGGTCATAAGCCAAATGATAAGAACTCAAGCCATGGCCGCTCACGTAAACCTTCTGGCCAGAGTTCATCTAGCTCTCCAGCTTCTAAGCCAACATCAAATAGTAATATTTGGGGTAAGTAA
- a CDS encoding DUF3565 domain-containing protein, whose product MKQSIVSYLKDDENHWVAILQCGHYQHVRHTPPWVNRPWVITAQGRKSMLGYKLNCKKCDLGAAKDVSE is encoded by the coding sequence ATGAAACAGTCGATAGTTAGTTATCTTAAAGATGATGAAAATCATTGGGTTGCTATACTTCAATGTGGACATTATCAACACGTTAGGCATACGCCACCTTGGGTAAATCGCCCTTGGGTGATAACAGCGCAGGGCCGAAAGTCTATGCTGGGTTATAAACTGAATTGCAAAAAATGTGATTTAGGGGCTGCTAAAGACGTGAGTGAGTAA
- a CDS encoding DUF3622 domain-containing protein → MTQTKKFDFRIVQDKDVWAAEITRRMTARKTIVSKRKTGFATEAEATAWGEKELKSFLDNLMERNERKAKQREVRNDAAAAKELAADAWRDARDVADGDRTFDEDSDDYASDEAK, encoded by the coding sequence ATGACACAAACTAAGAAATTCGATTTTCGCATCGTTCAAGATAAGGACGTATGGGCCGCTGAGATCACGCGTCGTATGACAGCGAGAAAGACGATCGTTTCGAAAAGAAAAACTGGCTTTGCAACTGAAGCCGAGGCCACAGCTTGGGGTGAGAAAGAGCTTAAATCTTTCCTCGACAACCTGATGGAGCGTAACGAGCGCAAAGCTAAGCAGCGCGAAGTACGTAATGATGCTGCCGCTGCAAAAGAGCTTGCTGCCGATGCATGGCGCGATGCCCGTGATGTTGCCGATGGTGACAGAACTTTTGATGAAGATAGCGATGACTACGCATCTGATGAAGCTAAGTAA
- a CDS encoding DUF262 domain-containing protein yields MTEQIDDPIEIEAQEELELAVHPHPMGTETQIRIAKEQSSVYELLRKESKGLLVLAPAFQRIDVWDKKHKSELIESILMGIPIPLIYLFEDEYGIRQIVDGKQRITALKEFINNSFSLSELSMLPQLKGLKFEQIPSLLQAKLEDYQLQTYVIQPPTPESVKFNLFERVNRGGVNLNKQEMRHALYQGRATVLLEELAMSQEFQLATGFGVKSNRMRDRYLILRFIAFYLYFTNQLPNIQYRLGIDGFLASVMRFVNQAPKELIEHVRHVSLLGMRNSAIILGENGVRFAPKKPGGNKRPVNMGLFEMLIFTFCYVDLSIVNHQEIKRVIERQKFEIDQMDLLAGSIDTTANVTERFNLAQQLIQRAKYA; encoded by the coding sequence ATGACAGAACAGATTGACGACCCTATTGAAATTGAAGCTCAAGAAGAACTTGAATTAGCTGTTCATCCTCACCCTATGGGTACAGAGACTCAAATTCGAATAGCCAAAGAGCAGTCGAGTGTTTATGAGTTGCTTCGTAAGGAAAGTAAAGGGTTACTAGTATTAGCGCCTGCTTTTCAACGCATTGATGTATGGGATAAAAAACACAAGTCTGAACTGATTGAATCCATCTTAATGGGGATCCCAATACCACTGATTTATTTGTTTGAAGACGAATATGGGATTCGTCAAATTGTTGATGGTAAGCAACGCATAACTGCGTTAAAAGAATTTATAAATAACTCTTTTTCACTTTCAGAACTATCTATGTTACCTCAATTAAAGGGGTTGAAGTTCGAGCAGATTCCATCACTGCTACAGGCAAAGCTGGAAGATTATCAACTACAAACTTATGTCATTCAGCCCCCGACTCCAGAATCTGTCAAATTTAACTTGTTTGAACGAGTTAATCGAGGAGGAGTAAATCTAAATAAGCAAGAGATGCGGCATGCACTCTATCAAGGGAGAGCCACGGTTCTTTTGGAAGAACTTGCAATGAGTCAAGAGTTTCAACTAGCAACAGGATTCGGGGTTAAATCCAACCGCATGCGAGATCGGTATCTGATATTACGATTTATTGCTTTTTATCTCTACTTTACAAATCAATTGCCAAATATACAGTATCGTTTGGGTATTGATGGCTTTTTGGCATCTGTCATGAGGTTTGTTAATCAGGCTCCCAAAGAGTTGATTGAACATGTGAGGCACGTTTCCTTGTTAGGGATGAGAAATTCGGCAATAATTCTTGGTGAGAATGGCGTACGATTTGCGCCCAAAAAACCTGGTGGAAATAAACGCCCTGTTAATATGGGACTGTTTGAAATGCTGATTTTTACTTTTTGCTATGTAGATTTATCAATTGTGAACCATCAAGAAATAAAGAGGGTTATCGAGCGACAAAAGTTTGAAATTGATCAAATGGATTTGCTAGCTGGCTCTATTGACACGACAGCTAATGTCACTGAACGCTTTAACCTTGCTCAACAGTTAATTCAGAGAGCTAAGTATGCTTAA
- a CDS encoding AAA family ATPase, whose protein sequence is MLKKLSISNFKSIDKEKLKIAPLTILTGINSTGKSTVIQAILLLLRFAIPVNRVTLNKVVSAYVSPRDTRNRYTNQSDINIELELNSEVFDSLLLQTIKSEDDQVLFRGGIKPTEKYIGSGEFNPAEPPLTYVYEPEEGASNCSELFYLNATRLGPQSTSEVGDFKVGLLGELIFSTYDQIKNQALPEKLVKFSESSTIGYQVSQWLSKITDSKLELRTEKINSEQIKVSFNSDGLEELSPQNLGAGISYLAKVVILCFMAKKGDLVIIENPEIHLHPKSQAQLGVFFSFIASSGIQLIIETHCEHLIQKIRGEVRNEAIECEDVVIHYKSATLKPFDTLFLDANGHYCDQEENRISFPKGFFDTSVDTLLSLR, encoded by the coding sequence ATGCTTAAAAAACTATCTATCAGCAACTTTAAAAGTATTGATAAAGAAAAATTAAAAATCGCACCACTAACGATCCTTACGGGGATTAACTCGACGGGAAAGTCTACTGTAATTCAAGCTATTTTATTGCTTTTAAGGTTTGCTATACCTGTAAACCGTGTCACATTGAATAAAGTTGTTTCTGCTTATGTTTCTCCAAGAGATACTCGAAACCGATACACTAACCAATCTGACATTAATATCGAACTAGAGCTGAATAGCGAAGTCTTTGATTCTCTTTTACTTCAAACAATAAAAAGTGAGGATGATCAGGTTTTGTTTCGTGGTGGTATTAAGCCAACGGAAAAGTACATAGGAAGTGGTGAATTTAATCCCGCAGAACCCCCTTTAACATATGTTTATGAACCTGAGGAAGGAGCGTCGAATTGCTCTGAACTCTTCTATCTTAATGCAACAAGATTGGGCCCTCAAAGTACCTCCGAAGTCGGTGACTTTAAAGTAGGTTTGTTGGGGGAGCTTATTTTCTCTACTTATGATCAAATTAAAAATCAAGCTCTACCAGAAAAGTTAGTTAAGTTTTCTGAATCCAGCACTATAGGTTATCAGGTGAGTCAGTGGCTCAGTAAAATCACTGATTCAAAGCTAGAGTTGAGGACTGAAAAAATTAACAGTGAACAGATTAAAGTTTCTTTTAATAGTGATGGACTCGAAGAGCTATCTCCTCAAAATCTTGGGGCAGGTATAAGCTATCTAGCTAAAGTGGTAATCCTATGCTTTATGGCTAAAAAAGGTGATTTAGTTATTATAGAAAATCCTGAAATTCACCTTCACCCTAAATCACAGGCTCAGTTAGGAGTCTTTTTTTCCTTTATTGCGAGCAGTGGAATTCAACTGATTATTGAAACTCATTGTGAACATTTGATACAGAAAATCAGGGGAGAGGTAAGAAATGAGGCCATTGAGTGTGAAGATGTTGTCATTCACTACAAATCCGCTACATTAAAACCTTTTGATACTTTATTCTTAGATGCTAATGGTCATTATTGTGATCAAGAAGAAAATCGTATCAGTTTTCCTAAAGGGTTCTTTGATACCAGTGTCGATACTTTACTGAGTTTACGATAG